The following coding sequences are from one Leptolyngbya sp. NIES-3755 window:
- a CDS encoding hypothetical protein (similar to AA sequence:cyanobase_aa:MAE25750): MQNLNLEKTMSAWSLIADTVFVPRTEQEYDQLVTLLDSLIDQVGENESHPLASMMDVIGVLIENYETQFVPELDEAA, translated from the coding sequence ATGCAAAATCTTAACTTAGAGAAAACGATGTCTGCTTGGTCGTTGATTGCTGACACTGTTTTTGTTCCCCGTACAGAGCAGGAATATGATCAACTCGTTACTTTGCTCGATTCCTTGATCGATCAAGTCGGTGAAAATGAGAGTCATCCGTTGGCTTCGATGATGGATGTGATTGGAGTTTTGATTGAGAATTATGAGACTCAATTCGTTCCAGAGTTAGATGAGGCTGCTTAA
- a CDS encoding hypothetical protein (similar to AA sequence:cyanobase_aa:asr1399), whose protein sequence is MSSQLQQAIDLAQSLSFEEQLELLKTSSIVIQQTHTRENQSSSDADTGFSAERFRESWQQAMTGQTLPLSQLWEGIPLAPKFPPQSQT, encoded by the coding sequence ATGTCTTCACAACTGCAACAAGCGATCGATTTAGCCCAATCTTTGTCTTTTGAAGAGCAGCTTGAACTGCTCAAGACCTCATCGATCGTCATTCAACAAACTCATACGCGAGAAAATCAGTCTTCATCAGATGCGGACACTGGTTTCTCAGCAGAAAGATTTCGCGAATCTTGGCAGCAAGCAATGACCGGGCAAACGTTACCACTATCTCAACTGTGGGAGGGCATTCCTCTCGCCCCGAAATTCCCACCCCAATCCCAAACATAG
- a CDS encoding hypothetical protein Npun_AR283 (similar to AA sequence:cyanobase_aa:LBDG_30810), giving the protein MYDDTCRFLAEHFSIDFASWLLGEPVTLTEIQPSELSLDPIRADALILLESDQTILHLEFQTRPDPDIPFRMFDYRGRGYRRDRTKRMHQVVIYLKQTNSDLVRQTSFVLENTQHNFEVIRLWEQPDDLFLQYPGLIPFAALGQTDNPEATLRQAARAIDQISDRAVQANLTAASAILAGLRLDNEIIYRVLRRDIMQESSVYRSIQEETATLTRTNTQREIAINFLRNGFSIEAIAQGTGLSIEEVQQLQQQLNESTQN; this is encoded by the coding sequence ATGTATGATGACACCTGCCGTTTTCTTGCCGAACATTTCTCGATCGACTTTGCCAGTTGGCTTCTCGGAGAACCTGTTACTCTGACCGAAATTCAACCTTCGGAACTTTCGCTTGACCCTATTCGAGCCGATGCTCTGATTTTGTTAGAGTCTGATCAAACCATCTTGCATTTAGAGTTTCAGACTCGCCCTGACCCAGATATTCCGTTTCGGATGTTCGACTACCGTGGACGAGGATACAGGCGCGATCGCACTAAAAGGATGCACCAAGTCGTGATCTATCTGAAGCAGACGAACTCTGATCTAGTGCGACAAACCAGCTTTGTTTTAGAGAACACTCAGCATAATTTCGAGGTAATTCGGTTATGGGAGCAGCCCGATGATTTGTTTCTGCAATATCCAGGACTGATTCCCTTTGCTGCTTTAGGTCAAACGGATAATCCAGAAGCAACATTGCGACAGGCAGCGCGGGCGATCGATCAAATCTCCGATCGCGCAGTTCAAGCAAACCTGACAGCAGCTTCAGCGATTCTTGCTGGGCTAAGATTGGATAATGAGATCATCTATCGTGTATTGCGGAGAGACATCATGCAAGAATCCTCTGTTTATCGTTCGATTCAGGAAGAGACAGCGACCTTAACCAGAACAAACACTCAGCGAGAAATCGCTATTAATTTCTTAAGAAATGGGTTCTCGATCGAAGCAATTGCACAAGGAACAGGTTTATCGATCGAAGAAGTCCAACAACTTCAACAACAACTCAACGAATCGACTCAGAACTAA
- a CDS encoding hypothetical protein (similar to AA sequence:cyanobase_aa:LBDG_14800): MRTWRVLFGFLLAAVLMMALPQPANAASSGAIRAIDDFKTTTKDYSGQNLIRAEFSNARLSGSNFSGADLRGAVFSGSDLSKSNWKGADFGDGIAYITDLSGADLSDAVLTSAMMIGSVFKDANITGADFSFAVLDRSQVVELCKRASGVNSKTGISTRESLECP, encoded by the coding sequence ATGCGAACCTGGCGAGTACTTTTCGGATTTCTTCTAGCAGCCGTTCTAATGATGGCGCTCCCTCAGCCTGCAAATGCGGCAAGTTCAGGTGCAATTCGAGCGATCGATGATTTCAAGACAACGACAAAAGACTATTCTGGACAAAATCTAATTCGTGCAGAATTCAGCAATGCTCGTCTCTCTGGCAGTAATTTCAGTGGTGCGGATTTACGAGGTGCAGTCTTCAGTGGCTCTGATCTAAGCAAATCGAACTGGAAAGGAGCCGATTTCGGTGATGGTATTGCTTACATCACAGATTTATCTGGTGCAGATTTAAGCGATGCAGTGTTAACTTCCGCCATGATGATCGGCTCAGTCTTCAAAGATGCCAACATTACAGGGGCAGATTTTAGCTTTGCCGTATTAGATCGATCGCAAGTAGTCGAACTCTGTAAAAGAGCCAGTGGTGTGAATTCCAAAACAGGCATCAGCACTCGCGAATCTTTGGAATGTCCTTGA
- a CDS encoding serine/threonine protein kinase (similar to AA sequence:cyanobase_aa:AM1_5700) gives MLRTTLFILCSVAVLTSCGQSTPPQAVAPSPTETTPSPSPLPPPPTVATPTQPAESPQTTQPLAPQTTQPLAPQTTDDRKKIELDPGKTSTTVSGNLASKATAQYSFDATANQTATVTITSPNQSVLLTLVAPSGSPIQRYQSGLSSWNGTLPETGTYQVNVIATDQASDYQLSIAIAPKKPGT, from the coding sequence ATGCTCAGAACTACCCTTTTCATTCTTTGTTCAGTTGCAGTCCTAACAAGCTGCGGACAATCTACTCCCCCTCAAGCCGTTGCTCCAAGTCCAACCGAAACCACACCGAGTCCTTCTCCATTGCCACCCCCTCCAACCGTTGCAACTCCAACTCAGCCTGCGGAATCTCCTCAAACAACTCAACCCCTTGCACCTCAAACGACTCAACCACTCGCACCCCAAACAACGGACGATCGTAAAAAAATCGAACTCGACCCTGGCAAAACATCCACCACTGTTTCAGGCAATTTAGCCAGCAAAGCAACTGCCCAATACAGCTTCGATGCCACCGCCAATCAAACTGCAACCGTCACGATTACATCCCCAAATCAAAGCGTATTACTCACTTTAGTTGCTCCAAGTGGAAGTCCAATCCAGCGTTACCAAAGTGGTTTATCGAGTTGGAATGGAACGCTTCCAGAAACAGGAACCTATCAAGTCAACGTAATCGCAACTGATCAAGCCTCAGACTACCAATTGAGTATTGCGATCGCACCTAAGAAACCCGGAACTTAA
- a CDS encoding hypothetical protein (hypothetical protein Npun_F4609;~similar to AA sequence:cyanobase_aa:LBDG_21780), with protein sequence MHKVTSPKFGWNRKRPEMLDRKTRIGIWLTAILTGIMGLVNLWSAVAPSYPERTAWLKHFFPFSVRVGGHLFAALAGFILLTLAANLLRRKRVAWYLTVGLLIVSILSHLIKGFDIEESVLASVLLIQLFVLRKAYTAQSDRPSIAQGIRVLIAAIFFTLAYGTIGFYILDGYFNINGQPINFSFTESVLQTLAMFFTADNAGLEPRRRYAEFFANSIYAVGTITLTYALFMLLRPVLLRDPATLSDRQRARQIIDQYGKTSLARLSLLPDKSYFFSPSGKSVVAYVAKSRAAIALGDPIGHPDDLKEAIVSFQQFCNQNDWFPAFYEVLPENLPLYQSIGYRWAQIGEEAIIDLHTFSLKGKANQDFRTAINKLTKAGYHLQVYEPPIDDGLLNQLKPVSDEWLKSKQGSEKQFSIGWFDRDYLSGCHIAVVYNANGKIIAFSNLLSGYNRKEVTVDLMRHLNDAEKGTMDFLFATMIQHFQQAGYDSFNFSLSPLAGVGEAPDSLRVEKGLHYFFEHLNQFYNFKGLHQFKEKFRPRWEPRYLIFPSFTVLPEIAVGLVRADSGDRLLDYLRPDS encoded by the coding sequence ATGCACAAGGTAACTTCTCCCAAATTCGGCTGGAATCGGAAACGACCCGAAATGCTCGATCGTAAAACTCGAATCGGGATCTGGTTAACCGCAATCTTAACGGGGATCATGGGATTGGTGAATCTCTGGTCTGCGGTTGCTCCGAGTTATCCAGAACGCACTGCCTGGTTAAAACATTTCTTCCCATTTTCAGTGCGAGTGGGTGGTCACTTATTCGCTGCTTTAGCAGGATTTATCTTACTAACTCTCGCAGCGAATCTTTTACGTCGAAAACGAGTTGCTTGGTATCTCACTGTTGGATTGTTAATTGTTTCAATTCTAAGTCACTTAATCAAAGGCTTTGACATTGAAGAAAGTGTTCTTGCCTCTGTTCTACTAATTCAATTATTTGTATTACGCAAAGCCTACACTGCACAATCCGATCGACCGTCGATCGCCCAAGGCATTCGAGTGTTAATTGCAGCGATCTTTTTTACCCTAGCGTATGGCACGATCGGCTTTTACATTCTCGATGGCTACTTTAATATCAACGGGCAGCCCATAAACTTCAGCTTTACTGAATCAGTGTTACAAACTTTGGCAATGTTCTTCACCGCAGATAACGCGGGACTTGAACCTAGAAGACGTTATGCCGAATTCTTTGCCAACTCTATCTATGCGGTCGGTACAATCACTCTGACGTATGCGCTCTTCATGCTATTGCGTCCAGTATTGCTGCGAGATCCAGCAACCTTAAGCGATCGACAAAGAGCACGCCAAATCATTGACCAATACGGCAAAACTTCACTCGCTCGATTGTCTTTGCTTCCAGATAAGTCGTACTTCTTCAGTCCATCCGGCAAAAGTGTGGTTGCCTATGTTGCCAAAAGTCGAGCCGCGATCGCATTAGGTGATCCGATCGGACATCCAGATGACCTCAAAGAAGCGATCGTGTCTTTCCAACAATTCTGCAATCAAAATGATTGGTTTCCTGCATTCTACGAAGTCCTACCGGAGAACTTACCGCTGTATCAATCAATCGGTTATCGTTGGGCACAAATTGGAGAAGAAGCCATTATTGATCTCCACACATTTAGCTTAAAAGGCAAAGCGAATCAAGACTTTAGAACTGCAATCAATAAACTGACAAAAGCAGGCTATCACTTACAAGTCTACGAACCTCCGATCGACGATGGACTACTTAATCAATTGAAGCCGGTCAGCGATGAATGGCTAAAATCCAAGCAGGGATCAGAAAAACAATTCTCGATCGGATGGTTCGATCGAGATTATCTCAGCGGCTGCCATATCGCAGTCGTCTACAATGCCAACGGCAAAATCATCGCCTTCTCAAATCTCCTCTCTGGCTACAACCGCAAAGAAGTCACAGTTGATCTGATGCGTCACCTCAACGATGCAGAAAAAGGAACAATGGATTTCCTCTTCGCAACCATGATCCAACACTTTCAGCAAGCTGGATACGACAGTTTTAATTTCTCTTTATCACCCTTAGCGGGAGTCGGGGAAGCACCAGATTCACTTAGAGTTGAAAAAGGATTACATTACTTCTTCGAGCATCTTAACCAGTTTTACAACTTCAAAGGGTTACATCAATTCAAAGAGAAGTTCCGCCCCCGTTGGGAACCGCGATATTTAATCTTTCCAAGCTTCACCGTCTTACCAGAAATTGCGGTGGGATTAGTTCGAGCCGATTCAGGCGATCGCTTGCTCGACTATCTCAGACCTGACAGCTAA
- a CDS encoding esterase (similar to AA sequence:cyanobase_aa:LBDG_21770), with the protein MPLTSKPKLKLRRKPVLALITIVLSAIAAGTYWYVFVLGAPQLDAPPVEEVAGLNFQVKSFYSEAMNEQRRYGVILPPGYEKHPNRRYPVIFLLHGGHGDERDYYEKAAITPTLKRLYNEKKLPPALIITPDGNDNRGTSPFWDSDYFDGENGKVSTYIGSDLVKEVKRQFRTIEDSHYWAMGGLSSGGWGAFNIGLRHLERFNIFFSHTGYFIDNSGPENSPQLFVAQIPPQERKRIRVYLDAGEADEKYLDATRDFHKVLSSLGIYNEFYVFPGGHGIVGQNVGWNYWRTHLADSLTFVGRQFHHAQTQKKHRHF; encoded by the coding sequence ATGCCACTCACCTCCAAACCCAAACTTAAACTCCGTCGAAAGCCCGTTTTAGCCTTGATCACGATCGTTCTGAGTGCGATCGCGGCAGGGACGTATTGGTATGTTTTTGTTCTCGGTGCTCCCCAACTCGATGCCCCGCCGGTCGAAGAAGTCGCAGGACTGAACTTTCAAGTAAAAAGCTTCTACAGCGAAGCCATGAATGAACAGCGACGATATGGCGTAATTCTGCCCCCCGGATATGAGAAGCATCCGAATCGACGCTACCCCGTCATTTTCCTCCTACATGGTGGACATGGAGACGAACGCGATTACTACGAAAAAGCCGCAATCACCCCCACCTTAAAACGACTCTATAACGAGAAAAAACTGCCACCCGCCCTGATCATCACACCCGATGGCAACGACAACCGTGGAACCAGTCCTTTTTGGGATTCTGACTATTTCGATGGCGAGAATGGCAAAGTTTCAACCTACATCGGCTCGGATTTAGTCAAAGAAGTAAAGCGCCAATTTCGCACGATCGAGGATTCTCACTACTGGGCAATGGGTGGTTTATCTTCGGGTGGCTGGGGCGCGTTCAACATTGGATTAAGACATTTAGAACGCTTCAACATTTTCTTTAGTCACACCGGATATTTCATCGATAACAGCGGACCTGAGAACAGTCCTCAACTCTTTGTCGCGCAAATCCCACCTCAAGAGCGCAAACGCATCCGAGTTTATTTAGATGCTGGAGAAGCCGACGAAAAATACCTTGATGCCACCCGTGATTTCCACAAAGTATTGAGCAGCTTAGGAATCTATAACGAATTCTATGTATTTCCGGGTGGTCATGGAATTGTCGGACAAAATGTGGGTTGGAACTATTGGAGAACGCACCTTGCTGATTCGCTGACTTTTGTAGGTCGCCAATTTCACCACGCCCAAACTCAGAAAAAACATCGCCACTTTTAA
- a CDS encoding coagulation factor 5/8 type domain protein (similar to AA sequence:cyanobase_aa:LBDG_21760), with protein sequence MCAATYRERADAGMATLQTFYNTATGLWNTTGWWNGANVLETTIDYCTFTDSLTYRTNIFNTFEKNKRNNFLNEFYDDEGWWALTWIKAFDLTGESRYLDMSKIIFNDMTKGWDNTCGGGIWWNKEHKYKNAIANELFLAIAARLFLRTRDQRYLDWANRTWNWFRRTGMINQNNLINDGLNDQCKNNGQPTWTYNQGVILGALIDLSKCTNDRSLLSVAQSIADAATKSLAPNGILREPCEPNCGLDGPQFKGIFMRNLSDLYRTVNKLAYRDFILRNADSIWEQCRNPKNQFGLCWGQDFDAADASRQSAAMDALNASIIASRTPIVLQAETSTLHSLVLEAVYTGYEGSGYIAGWNRDGQWVDFNFTLPNAGRFDLVMRYAAAAGNATRFIFVNGRAIVNAQVFPGTGNWTTWNTTTIPNVSLKAGNNTVSIIFNQSKGSRNWLNLDQLIIR encoded by the coding sequence ATGTGTGCTGCAACTTATCGAGAACGAGCGGATGCGGGAATGGCAACACTTCAAACGTTTTACAATACTGCAACGGGATTGTGGAATACAACAGGCTGGTGGAATGGTGCGAACGTGTTGGAAACCACGATCGATTACTGTACCTTCACTGATTCGCTCACGTATCGAACGAATATTTTTAATACATTTGAGAAGAACAAACGTAACAATTTCTTAAATGAATTTTACGACGATGAAGGATGGTGGGCACTGACTTGGATTAAAGCCTTTGATCTCACGGGTGAAAGTCGATACTTGGACATGTCGAAGATTATTTTTAATGACATGACTAAAGGTTGGGATAACACTTGTGGCGGTGGGATTTGGTGGAATAAAGAACATAAGTATAAGAACGCGATCGCGAATGAGTTATTTTTAGCGATCGCGGCTCGATTGTTTCTCAGAACCAGGGATCAACGCTATCTCGATTGGGCAAATCGAACCTGGAATTGGTTTCGTCGAACGGGAATGATCAATCAAAATAATTTGATCAATGATGGCTTGAATGATCAGTGTAAGAATAACGGTCAACCGACTTGGACTTACAATCAGGGGGTAATTTTGGGAGCGCTAATTGATTTGTCGAAGTGTACAAATGATCGATCGCTGTTGAGCGTGGCACAATCGATCGCAGATGCAGCGACCAAATCTCTTGCTCCAAATGGCATACTACGTGAACCTTGTGAGCCGAATTGTGGATTGGATGGACCGCAATTCAAAGGGATCTTTATGCGAAACTTGTCGGATTTGTATCGGACTGTGAACAAGTTAGCGTATCGAGATTTCATTCTTCGCAATGCGGATTCGATTTGGGAGCAATGTCGCAATCCGAAGAATCAATTTGGATTGTGTTGGGGACAGGATTTTGATGCTGCGGATGCGTCCCGTCAAAGTGCTGCGATGGATGCGTTAAATGCTTCGATTATTGCGAGTCGAACTCCGATCGTATTGCAAGCCGAAACTTCTACGCTTCATAGCTTAGTGTTAGAAGCGGTTTATACCGGATACGAAGGCTCAGGATACATTGCGGGATGGAATCGAGACGGGCAATGGGTTGATTTTAATTTCACTTTGCCGAATGCTGGACGGTTTGATTTGGTCATGCGATATGCAGCAGCGGCAGGAAACGCGACTCGATTTATCTTTGTGAATGGGAGAGCGATCGTCAATGCTCAGGTTTTCCCTGGAACCGGAAACTGGACAACTTGGAACACAACAACCATTCCAAATGTTTCATTAAAAGCGGGGAACAACACAGTTTCTATCATTTTTAATCAATCGAAAGGAAGTCGAAACTGGTTAAATCTCGATCAGCTTATAATTCGATGA
- a CDS encoding K+ channel protein (similar to AA sequence:cyanobase_aa:LBDG_21750) — MRLKNLLLRNRKHRRIKIHVEESGRFQIVGMNAWYSYWRDPYHLVLTVPWQGFFAIVVGAYLGINVVFAWIYLLGGDCIANATPGSFLDYFFFSIQTFATIGYGAMYPKTVYAQSIMTIESLVSMVAIAILTGLTFARFSRPTARVTFSQVATIASHEGVPTLSFRAANQRRNQILEAQMRVYLIRDEITSEGRYIRRIHDLALVRSQTPGFALTWLVMHPIDENSPLYGMTPESMSETNCLIQVMLSGIDETVSQVLHDRHVYVPQEILWNYRFVDLVYKTPEGHRFIDYQHFHDAEPIP, encoded by the coding sequence TTGAGACTTAAAAATCTACTGCTTAGAAATCGTAAACATCGCCGCATCAAAATTCACGTCGAAGAAAGTGGGCGTTTCCAAATTGTCGGAATGAATGCTTGGTATTCCTACTGGCGTGATCCCTACCATTTGGTGCTGACTGTTCCTTGGCAGGGATTTTTTGCGATCGTGGTCGGGGCTTACCTGGGGATCAATGTCGTCTTTGCTTGGATTTATCTACTCGGTGGAGACTGCATTGCGAATGCCACACCCGGATCGTTTTTAGACTACTTCTTTTTCAGCATTCAAACCTTTGCGACGATCGGATATGGGGCAATGTATCCGAAAACGGTTTATGCTCAGTCGATTATGACGATCGAATCGTTGGTTTCAATGGTTGCGATCGCAATTCTGACTGGGCTAACGTTTGCTCGATTTTCGCGTCCAACGGCTCGTGTCACATTTAGTCAAGTTGCGACGATCGCATCCCATGAAGGAGTTCCAACACTTAGTTTTCGGGCTGCAAATCAACGTCGAAATCAGATTTTAGAAGCTCAAATGCGAGTGTATTTAATTCGAGATGAAATCACTTCAGAAGGACGTTACATTCGTCGGATTCATGATTTGGCATTAGTTCGGAGTCAAACTCCAGGATTTGCGCTGACTTGGTTGGTCATGCACCCGATCGATGAAAATAGTCCGCTTTATGGCATGACTCCAGAATCAATGTCTGAAACGAATTGTCTGATTCAGGTGATGCTAAGCGGCATTGATGAAACCGTGTCTCAAGTACTGCACGATCGACATGTTTATGTGCCACAAGAGATTTTATGGAATTATCGCTTTGTCGATCTGGTGTACAAAACGCCTGAAGGGCATCGGTTTATTGATTATCAGCATTTTCATGATGCAGAGCCGATTCCGTAG
- a CDS encoding hypothetical protein (conserved exported hypothetical protein;~similar to AA sequence:cyanobase_aa:LBDG_30940), with amino-acid sequence MQYRGWLLVGVLSFGTVPVAPLQGLAQEAGCPAPALSRLSRHTVRSGETLESIASRYNLIPATIMGLNPNVRSGKATPGQTLSIPPYNGIRVEVPAGQSLKELAARYRVRPDVLYEVNGCQRSPKVVFVPGVNWSPNEGAAPTLVGVSSALSGSPLKGNSAIALGFGWYLPNGATKPVFHSGIDILANLGTPVQAIGDGTVAFAGNQGAYGNLVVINHQQGYQTRYAQLGRIDVKVGQKLKRGAIVGTVGQTGTPTTPQPHLHFEVRSNSKLGWVAEDPLAFIRR; translated from the coding sequence ATGCAGTATCGTGGGTGGCTCCTAGTTGGAGTATTGAGTTTTGGAACAGTGCCCGTCGCACCATTACAAGGATTGGCACAAGAAGCAGGCTGTCCGGCTCCCGCTTTGTCTCGGTTATCCCGACATACCGTGAGATCTGGAGAAACGTTGGAATCGATCGCGTCTCGCTACAATTTGATCCCAGCAACGATTATGGGATTGAATCCGAATGTTCGATCGGGGAAAGCAACTCCCGGACAGACCCTTTCGATTCCGCCTTATAACGGGATTCGGGTGGAAGTTCCTGCTGGACAAAGTTTGAAAGAGTTGGCAGCCCGATATCGAGTTCGACCCGATGTGCTGTATGAAGTGAACGGCTGTCAGCGATCGCCAAAAGTGGTGTTCGTTCCCGGAGTCAACTGGTCGCCGAATGAAGGCGCAGCCCCAACATTAGTCGGAGTTTCGAGTGCTTTATCTGGTTCACCATTAAAAGGAAATTCTGCGATCGCGCTGGGTTTCGGTTGGTATTTGCCCAATGGAGCGACCAAACCTGTGTTTCATAGTGGCATCGATATTTTGGCGAATTTGGGCACTCCAGTTCAAGCGATCGGGGATGGAACGGTCGCATTTGCGGGAAATCAAGGCGCGTATGGAAACTTAGTCGTGATCAATCATCAGCAAGGTTATCAGACTCGATACGCACAGTTGGGCAGAATTGATGTCAAAGTAGGGCAGAAACTTAAACGAGGCGCGATCGTGGGAACCGTTGGACAGACCGGAACTCCGACGACTCCACAGCCGCATTTACATTTTGAAGTGCGATCGAATTCTAAATTAGGATGGGTGGCAGAAGATCCGCTTGCGTTTATTCGGCGGTAA
- a CDS encoding uroporphyrin-III C-methyltransferase (similar to AA sequence:cyanobase_aa:LBDG_42300), whose product MSGKVFLVGSGPGDIGNLTMRAYQLLTQAEVLVYDALVDAQFLELVAETCLKLNVGKRGGQPSMKQEDIDRLLVEQCQQGKRVVRLKSGDPFIFGRTTSEIQALKSAGCAYEVIPGLSSALAAPLFANIPLTDPVLSRGFTVVTAHEPDRLNWQALAQLDTLVILMGGKHLPLIVEQLHHQGKSEETPIAIIRWAGHPEQEIWSSTLSEILLQVNPQRLSPCVIVIGEVVRLRSFL is encoded by the coding sequence ATGTCAGGCAAAGTTTTCCTAGTTGGCTCTGGTCCCGGTGATATCGGCAATCTCACGATGAGAGCTTATCAGTTACTCACTCAAGCTGAAGTGCTCGTGTACGATGCGCTAGTCGATGCTCAATTTCTCGAACTCGTTGCCGAAACCTGTCTCAAACTCAATGTCGGCAAACGCGGCGGACAACCGAGCATGAAACAGGAAGATATCGATCGATTACTGGTCGAACAGTGCCAACAAGGAAAACGAGTCGTCCGACTCAAAAGCGGTGATCCCTTCATCTTCGGGCGCACCACTTCAGAAATTCAAGCTCTCAAATCGGCAGGCTGCGCTTACGAAGTCATTCCCGGACTTTCTTCAGCCTTAGCCGCTCCCTTGTTCGCCAACATTCCCCTCACTGATCCCGTTCTCAGTCGTGGATTTACGGTCGTTACAGCCCACGAACCCGATCGATTAAACTGGCAAGCTCTCGCTCAATTAGACACCCTCGTGATTTTAATGGGAGGAAAACATCTTCCTTTAATTGTCGAACAGCTACACCATCAGGGAAAATCAGAAGAGACTCCGATCGCAATTATTCGCTGGGCAGGTCATCCAGAGCAGGAAATTTGGAGCAGTACGCTTTCTGAGATTCTGTTACAAGTCAATCCTCAACGATTGTCGCCCTGTGTGATCGTGATTGGAGAAGTTGTTAGACTACGATCGTTTTTATGA
- a CDS encoding uroporphyrinogen III methylase (similar to AA sequence:cyanobase_aa:LBDG_42310), with protein sequence MKLPLFETTIVVTRAAGQSSQFAYSLQNYGAKVIEMPTIEIVAPSSWKELDQAIAILNEFDWLILTSTNAVDYFFERLATQLQDVRGLAAIKTAVVGEKTAQRLRQRGLQPDFIPPEFVADAMVVNFPESVEGKKILFPRVETGGRDVLVRAFSDRGAIVTEVATYQSTCPKIPDAKAITALQDQAVHLVTFASSKTVKHFCELLQQSIGEDWAKRLETVKFASIGPQTSKTCRALLGRVDIEATEFTLDGLIKAIVAQANTLK encoded by the coding sequence ATGAAACTCCCTTTATTTGAAACAACGATTGTCGTCACTCGTGCAGCCGGACAATCGAGCCAGTTTGCGTACTCGCTGCAAAATTATGGTGCAAAAGTAATCGAGATGCCCACGATCGAGATTGTTGCGCCTTCGAGTTGGAAAGAATTGGATCAAGCGATCGCCATTCTGAATGAATTCGATTGGCTGATTCTGACTTCCACGAATGCGGTCGATTATTTTTTCGAGCGGTTGGCAACTCAGCTTCAGGATGTGCGTGGATTGGCAGCGATTAAGACCGCTGTTGTCGGTGAAAAAACTGCACAACGATTGAGACAGCGAGGTTTGCAGCCTGATTTTATTCCGCCTGAATTCGTCGCGGATGCAATGGTCGTGAATTTTCCCGAATCGGTGGAAGGGAAAAAGATTTTATTTCCGAGAGTTGAAACAGGTGGGCGAGATGTTTTAGTCAGAGCGTTTAGCGATCGAGGTGCAATTGTCACTGAAGTTGCCACCTATCAATCGACTTGTCCAAAAATTCCAGATGCAAAAGCGATCACAGCACTCCAAGATCAAGCAGTTCACCTAGTGACGTTTGCCAGTTCCAAAACGGTGAAACACTTCTGTGAACTGCTACAACAATCGATCGGGGAAGATTGGGCGAAGCGCCTAGAAACGGTGAAATTTGCGTCGATCGGTCCTCAAACTTCTAAAACTTGTCGAGCATTGCTAGGACGAGTGGATATCGAAGCAACAGAGTTCACGTTAGATGGATTGATTAAAGCGATCGTAGCTCAAGCAAATACTCTAAAGTGA